The following are encoded in a window of Chryseobacterium sp. genomic DNA:
- a CDS encoding aldehyde dehydrogenase: MFEQIILKQREFFRTHKTKDLGFRQHKLEQLKKLIQKNDELLYEAIAKDFGKSRFDTYTTEISFVLKDIDYYLKNLKRFAGPRTAGTNLVNQIATSKIYSEPLGNVLVIGAWNYPYQLSLSPMVAAIAAGNTCIVKPSEIAANTMSLMARLVNEEFPEEYLFVAEGGVEETTEILRHKFDKIFFTGSTRVGKIVYEAAAKHLTPVTLELGGKSPAIVTPSADFDVAAKRIVWGKFLNAGQTCVAPDYILVDEKVKDKFLEYLRNYISKFKYFPDAAHYTRIINRRNFDRLTAMIEAEKIYHGGATDAENLYIEPTVLTNISWNDRVMQEEIFGPLLPVLTFKYYREAINMVLEQEKPLAAYLFSSQKDEKKLFTSLLSFGGGCINDVIMHLSNDNLPFGGVGNSGIGNYHGKYGFDTFSHQKAVMDRATWGEPNLKYPPYTEDKLKWINRLM, encoded by the coding sequence ATGTTTGAACAGATTATTTTAAAACAGCGGGAATTTTTCCGCACCCATAAGACAAAGGATCTTGGCTTCCGGCAACATAAACTGGAGCAACTTAAAAAGTTGATTCAGAAAAATGATGAACTCCTGTATGAAGCAATTGCGAAAGATTTTGGTAAATCACGATTCGATACCTACACCACAGAGATTTCCTTTGTCCTGAAGGATATTGATTATTACCTGAAAAACCTGAAGCGCTTTGCCGGTCCCCGCACCGCAGGTACCAACCTGGTGAACCAGATTGCCACCAGTAAGATATACAGCGAGCCCTTAGGGAATGTGCTTGTGATCGGTGCCTGGAACTATCCTTATCAGCTGTCACTCTCTCCTATGGTCGCCGCTATTGCTGCGGGAAATACCTGTATAGTGAAACCCAGCGAGATTGCCGCTAACACGATGTCGCTGATGGCAAGACTGGTCAATGAAGAGTTTCCGGAGGAATATCTTTTTGTCGCTGAAGGCGGTGTCGAGGAAACCACTGAAATCCTTAGGCATAAATTCGACAAAATATTCTTCACAGGAAGCACGCGTGTGGGAAAGATTGTTTATGAAGCAGCCGCAAAGCATCTGACTCCTGTTACACTTGAACTCGGCGGCAAGTCGCCGGCAATCGTAACTCCAAGTGCCGACTTTGACGTAGCTGCCAAACGAATTGTATGGGGAAAATTTCTGAATGCCGGCCAGACCTGCGTTGCGCCTGATTATATTCTTGTTGACGAAAAGGTAAAGGATAAATTCCTGGAATATCTGCGTAATTACATAAGCAAATTTAAGTACTTCCCGGACGCAGCGCACTATACACGCATCATTAACCGCCGAAATTTTGACCGGTTAACTGCAATGATTGAAGCGGAGAAGATCTATCACGGCGGCGCCACTGATGCCGAAAATCTATATATTGAGCCTACGGTCCTTACCAATATCTCCTGGAATGACCGTGTGATGCAGGAAGAGATATTCGGTCCTTTACTGCCTGTTTTGACTTTTAAATATTACCGCGAGGCTATCAACATGGTGCTGGAGCAGGAAAAACCGCTTGCGGCCTATCTTTTTAGCAGCCAAAAAGACGAAAAAAAACTTTTCACCTCCCTGCTTTCCTTCGGTGGCGGCTGTATCAATGATGTGATCATGCATCTGAGCAATGACAACCTGCCTTTTGGCGGCGTAGGAAATTCAGGCATAGGCAACTATCACGGGAAATATGGGTTTGATACATTCTCACATCAGAAAGCGGTGATGGATCGAGCCACGTGGGGAGAACCTAACCTGAAATATCCGCCCTACACTGAAGACAAATTGAAATGGATCAACAGGTTGATGTAG
- a CDS encoding TrmH family RNA methyltransferase — translation MVTAHTIKILQSLDKKKYRQKHGLFVVEGNKNIRELQSSRYKIREIFSINPSELLWAGQAVETISEQELRKISFLQHPRDSVALVEIPEAQFLPDINLQLVLDGIQDPGNFGTIIRLADWFGIEQVVCSDDTVDQYNPKAVMSAMGSFSRVNVVYTDIKAFLSESPNVNLGTDMEGESIYSFVFPERMNIVLGNEGSGMRPETESLIRHQITIPRFGTAKATESLNVSMAAGIILGQIFSAKEGLK, via the coding sequence ATGGTTACGGCTCATACAATTAAGATATTACAGTCCCTCGACAAAAAAAAGTACCGGCAGAAGCACGGTTTATTCGTGGTTGAAGGTAACAAAAATATACGTGAACTGCAGAGTTCACGCTATAAAATTAGAGAAATATTTTCCATAAATCCAAGTGAGCTGCTGTGGGCTGGTCAGGCTGTAGAAACCATAAGCGAACAGGAACTCAGGAAGATCAGTTTTCTGCAGCATCCGCGGGATTCTGTTGCTTTGGTCGAAATTCCTGAAGCTCAGTTCTTGCCGGACATTAACCTTCAGCTCGTGCTGGACGGTATACAGGATCCCGGCAACTTCGGCACCATTATCCGTTTAGCCGACTGGTTCGGAATAGAACAGGTGGTCTGTTCGGATGATACTGTAGATCAATATAATCCAAAAGCTGTAATGTCTGCGATGGGATCTTTTAGCAGGGTCAATGTGGTTTATACCGATATTAAGGCTTTTCTGTCTGAATCTCCCAACGTAAATCTGGGCACTGATATGGAAGGGGAGAGTATTTACTCCTTTGTCTTTCCGGAAAGGATGAACATCGTGCTTGGAAATGAAGGCAGCGGTATGAGACCTGAAACCGAAAGCTTAATCCGGCACCAGATCACCATTCCGCGTTTTGGAACGGCGAAAGCTACTGAAAGCCTCAATGTATCCATGGCAGCCGGAATTATATTAGGGCAGATTTTTTCCGCAAAAGAAGGTTTAAAATAA
- a CDS encoding BamA/TamA family outer membrane protein codes for MSRNHSGKYLQKYHIFLSSATVVLFLYACSTTRKVPDGEYLLTKNNFRYDGPEVLANELPDYVTQKPNKKQLLFFPAGLWMYNLADPKYDTILNEYMTYPSDMRDQKLRDSLFIKYGHPEYVGRNLFMNRFFHNVGQPPVILDPSKSESSANSIRKRLVYRGYWDAETAYSHDLDSAAKKAQVNYLITPKDATKISEYYYDIPDARIKSIYEENLTASTIRSRTTLDQEKLEAEVKRINDLMRSRGYYQFNSSGQEIFFMADTLSSRKNVPVTMEIHKDSLDTPYKTATIGNIDVAVVENANDFPQNTVKDSLRGIRFHMLDDQFKSSALWRAVILRNGDLYDQKNLDLTRRNFQAMNNFSLIKARDSLRRGGTAAPNDSIVDVLYLLKPLPKYELKVAADLNYSQLLNLAASPSVDLTTRNLFGGAENLNTSVSWIAGRVRNSKDLDTRVWAHEFSANANLSFPRLLLPFSYYKLIPKRYSPSTSVSLGASFQKNIGMDRVNFNTGLNYFANVNDVISHRLTIFNTQLSLTRNKDRYYEYFPRDGDVRNFVFQKYSPSLYTQFEQGEISSDEFSAIILNDQAFVNSLSPDELNTYNTFRQSLVNKDRQTQDVLISSFIYNFIYNEIGKKEFENPFYFNGKVEVAGNLLSLVAGTEAEKGITTGQQKTLFKLPLSQFVKFDIDVRKYLTFGKQTLAMRQFVGLGVPYGNSNQMPFVRSYFNGGSNDIRAWRPFGGLGPADSQLDERIRTFVMGNVKLTSSVEYRLPLTEMYEVAVFTDAGNIWSLKNTGFGDQFKFSKFLKQMGVGSGLGLRINVAYITARIDLAYKIYDPNKPEGDRWRFNKIQPLKPTLNFAFGYPF; via the coding sequence ATGAGCCGTAACCATTCAGGAAAATATCTCCAAAAATATCATATATTTCTATCTTCTGCAACCGTTGTCCTTTTTCTCTATGCCTGCAGCACTACGCGCAAAGTGCCGGATGGTGAATACCTTCTCACAAAAAACAACTTCCGGTACGACGGGCCGGAAGTCCTGGCAAATGAACTGCCGGACTATGTGACCCAAAAACCAAATAAAAAGCAGCTGCTTTTCTTTCCTGCGGGTTTGTGGATGTATAACCTGGCCGATCCTAAATACGATACCATCCTGAATGAATACATGACCTACCCTTCTGACATGAGGGATCAGAAACTCAGGGATTCCCTGTTCATCAAATATGGTCATCCGGAATATGTGGGACGAAACCTTTTTATGAACCGTTTCTTTCATAATGTCGGGCAGCCACCGGTTATCCTGGACCCCAGTAAAAGTGAAAGCAGTGCCAATTCCATACGCAAAAGGTTAGTGTACCGCGGTTACTGGGATGCTGAGACTGCCTACAGTCACGATTTGGATTCGGCTGCTAAAAAGGCACAGGTCAATTATCTGATCACTCCAAAAGATGCCACGAAGATCAGTGAATATTATTACGATATCCCGGACGCCAGGATAAAATCCATCTACGAAGAAAACCTTACCGCCAGCACTATACGGTCCCGGACTACCCTGGATCAGGAAAAACTGGAAGCCGAAGTAAAGAGGATTAACGATCTGATGCGCAGCCGCGGTTATTATCAGTTCAACAGTTCCGGCCAGGAGATTTTCTTTATGGCAGATACCCTGAGCAGCCGAAAAAATGTACCGGTTACCATGGAAATACATAAAGATTCCTTGGATACCCCCTATAAAACCGCGACCATCGGTAATATTGATGTTGCAGTGGTTGAAAATGCAAATGATTTCCCTCAGAATACCGTTAAAGATTCATTGCGGGGCATCCGTTTCCATATGCTTGACGATCAGTTTAAAAGCAGCGCCCTGTGGCGTGCTGTAATCCTGAGAAACGGTGACCTTTACGACCAGAAAAATCTGGACCTTACAAGACGGAACTTCCAGGCAATGAACAATTTCAGCCTCATCAAGGCCCGTGACTCCCTGCGCCGTGGCGGAACTGCAGCACCTAACGACAGCATTGTGGATGTCCTTTATCTCCTTAAACCACTGCCTAAATATGAACTGAAAGTAGCGGCTGACCTTAACTATTCCCAACTGCTTAATCTGGCTGCCTCGCCTTCTGTGGACCTTACTACGAGAAACCTTTTTGGTGGTGCTGAAAACCTGAACACTTCGGTGTCCTGGATTGCAGGCCGTGTGCGCAACTCCAAGGATCTGGATACCCGTGTGTGGGCGCACGAATTTTCCGCAAATGCTAATTTAAGTTTCCCCAGACTGCTTTTGCCCTTCAGTTATTATAAACTGATTCCGAAACGGTACTCACCGTCCACATCCGTCAGTTTGGGGGCCTCATTCCAGAAAAACATAGGTATGGACCGTGTAAACTTCAATACGGGCCTTAATTATTTTGCAAACGTCAATGACGTGATTTCACACCGCCTCACCATCTTCAATACGCAGCTCAGTCTTACCCGAAATAAAGATCGGTATTACGAATACTTCCCACGTGATGGTGATGTCAGAAACTTCGTGTTCCAGAAATATTCGCCCTCACTTTACACCCAGTTTGAGCAGGGTGAGATTTCATCAGATGAATTTTCAGCAATCATCCTGAACGATCAGGCCTTTGTAAATTCATTGTCGCCCGACGAACTGAACACTTATAACACTTTCAGACAATCACTTGTCAACAAGGACAGACAAACGCAGGATGTCCTCATTTCATCATTCATCTACAACTTCATTTATAATGAAATAGGGAAAAAGGAATTTGAAAATCCGTTCTACTTTAATGGGAAAGTCGAAGTTGCCGGAAATTTACTAAGTCTGGTTGCCGGAACCGAAGCCGAAAAAGGCATTACGACGGGACAGCAGAAAACGCTTTTCAAACTTCCTCTTTCTCAGTTTGTGAAATTTGATATAGATGTTCGTAAATACCTGACTTTTGGCAAGCAAACACTCGCCATGCGGCAGTTTGTGGGATTGGGAGTTCCTTATGGTAACTCCAACCAGATGCCGTTTGTAAGGTCTTACTTTAACGGTGGTTCCAACGACATCCGAGCGTGGCGTCCTTTCGGTGGTCTGGGACCCGCCGATTCACAGCTTGATGAGCGCATCCGTACTTTTGTAATGGGCAATGTAAAGCTTACCTCAAGCGTGGAGTACCGCCTGCCGCTTACCGAAATGTATGAGGTTGCTGTATTTACAGATGCAGGAAATATCTGGAGCCTGAAGAATACCGGATTTGGTGATCAGTTTAAATTCAGCAAATTCCTGAAGCAGATGGGTGTAGGAAGCGGCTTGGGTCTTAGGATCAATGTGGCGTATATCACAGCCCGCATCGATCTTGCATATAAAATCTATGACCCGAATAAGCCTGAAGGCGACCGCTGGAGATTCAACAAGATACAGCCGCTGAAACCTACGTTGAACTTTGCATTCGGTTATCCGTTCTAA
- a CDS encoding vancomycin high temperature exclusion protein yields the protein MLSRILNILRTFFSLVEVGILLMILANIWVFSVTDGRTFNRISKVPPRETALVLGTSPKMKSGAANPYFLKRMDATALLYHHGKVKKIIVSGEKSKGYDEPAAMKRFLVYEGGVPEKIITEDPKGYNTHRSIIRCKDVYKVNDVIIVSQGFHNLRALFFARNNNLNALGFDAQDVSRPESYYRNQSREVLARVLAVVYFILGISPE from the coding sequence ATGTTGAGCAGAATCCTGAACATATTGCGAACTTTCTTTTCCCTCGTGGAGGTTGGGATTCTGCTGATGATACTGGCTAATATCTGGGTATTCTCGGTGACGGACGGACGCACTTTCAACAGGATCTCAAAGGTTCCGCCCCGTGAAACGGCCCTCGTACTGGGAACTTCGCCCAAAATGAAATCGGGCGCCGCAAATCCATATTTTTTAAAACGTATGGATGCTACAGCGCTCCTTTATCATCACGGTAAGGTGAAAAAAATTATTGTAAGCGGCGAAAAGAGTAAAGGGTATGATGAGCCGGCAGCAATGAAACGGTTTCTTGTCTACGAAGGCGGAGTTCCGGAAAAGATTATCACTGAAGACCCGAAAGGTTATAATACACACCGAAGCATTATCAGATGCAAAGATGTTTACAAGGTGAATGATGTGATCATTGTGTCCCAGGGTTTCCATAACCTTAGGGCGCTTTTCTTTGCCCGAAACAACAACCTTAACGCGCTCGGGTTTGATGCCCAGGACGTTTCCCGGCCCGAAAGCTATTACCGGAACCAGTCCCGGGAGGTGCTTGCACGCGTTTTGGCTGTCGTTTACTTTATTCTGGGAATTTCTCCGGAATAA